The proteins below are encoded in one region of Lactuca sativa cultivar Salinas chromosome 3, Lsat_Salinas_v11, whole genome shotgun sequence:
- the LOC111877671 gene encoding adenine phosphoribosyltransferase 3: MLAGENDGFSDRVNGIKSTLRVVPDFPRPGILFLDITTLLLDPKAFKDTIDLFVERYKQENISVVAGIEARGFMFGPAIALAIGAKFVPLRKPKKLPGEVISEKYILEYGTDCLEMHVGAVQPGERALVVDDLVATGGTLCAAINLLERAGGVVVECACVIEVPDLKGRERLKLHGKPLYVLVESMFGQT; this comes from the exons ATGCTTGCCGGCGAAAACGACGGATTTTCCGATCGTGTTAATGGCATCAAGTCCACCCTACGTGTCGTCCCCGACTTCCCTAGACCAG GGATACTATTCCTAGACATCACTACATTGTTGCTCGATCCAAAGGCCTTCAAAGACACAATCGATTTGTTCGTTGAGCGTTACAAACAGGAGAACATCTCTGTAGTTGCAG GTATTGAGGCTCGGGGTTTTATGTTTGGTCCTGCAATTGCACTGGCTATAGGAGCCAAGTTTGTTCCTTTAAGGAAACCAAAAAAGTTGCCtg GTGAAGTGATATCAGAAAAATACATTTTGGAATACGGAACAGATTGTCTTGAAATGCATGTAGGTGCGGTTCAACCGGGAGAGCGGGCTCTTGTGGTTGATGATTTGGTGGCAACCGGTGGGACCCTTTGTGCTGCAATCAACCTACTTG AGCGTGCTGGTGGCGTGGTTGTGGAGTGTGCTTGCGTGATTGAAGTGCCGGATTTAAAG GGTCGTGAGAGATTAAAATTGCATGGGAAGCCGTTGTATGTGCTTGTGGAGTCGatgtttggacaaacatga